In a single window of the Streptacidiphilus sp. P02-A3a genome:
- a CDS encoding sterol desaturase family protein, whose amino-acid sequence MPNLPNAVLWSIPAFVLLTVMEIVSFLVHPDEDEQGYAARDTATSLTMGLGSLVTNLGWKIPAFAIYNLLYAATPLRLPVHWWTTVPLMLLGQDFCYYWSHRSTHRVRLLWAQHVVHHSSQNYNLSTALRQPWTDLTFGLFYAPLVVLGISPAAVAFCSSVNLVYQFWIHTERIDRLPRPFEFLLNTPSHHRVHHASQGGYLDRNFGGILIVWDRLFHSYTPETKRPVYGLTKNISTFNPLRVATHEYASLGRDLASARSWRDRAGFLFRGPGWRPDATPAAETADVRIAA is encoded by the coding sequence ATGCCTAACCTGCCCAACGCCGTGCTCTGGTCGATACCCGCGTTCGTGCTGCTGACGGTCATGGAGATCGTCTCCTTCCTGGTCCACCCCGACGAGGACGAGCAGGGCTACGCCGCCCGGGACACCGCGACCAGCCTCACCATGGGGTTGGGCAGCCTGGTCACCAACCTGGGCTGGAAGATCCCCGCCTTCGCCATCTACAACCTGCTCTACGCGGCGACCCCGCTGCGGCTCCCGGTGCACTGGTGGACCACCGTGCCGCTGATGCTGCTCGGTCAGGACTTCTGCTACTACTGGTCGCACCGCAGCACCCACCGGGTGCGACTGCTCTGGGCGCAGCACGTGGTGCACCACTCCAGCCAGAACTACAACCTGTCCACCGCGCTGCGCCAGCCCTGGACCGACCTGACCTTCGGTCTCTTCTACGCCCCGCTGGTGGTCCTGGGGATCTCCCCGGCCGCGGTGGCCTTCTGCTCCTCGGTGAACCTGGTGTACCAGTTCTGGATCCACACCGAGCGGATCGACCGGCTGCCCCGCCCGTTCGAGTTCCTCCTCAACACCCCCTCCCACCACCGGGTCCACCACGCCTCGCAGGGCGGCTACCTGGACCGCAACTTCGGCGGCATCCTCATCGTCTGGGACCGGCTGTTCCACTCCTACACTCCCGAGACCAAGCGGCCGGTGTACGGCCTGACCAAGAACATCTCCACCTTCAACCCGCTGCGGGTGGCCACCCACGAGTACGCCTCCCTGGGACGCGACCTGGCCTCGGCCCGGAGCTGGCGGGACCGCGCCGGCTTCCTGTTCCGCGGGCCCGGCTGGCGGCCCGACGCCACGCCCGCCGCCGAGACGGCGGACGTCCGGATCGCCGCGTGA
- a CDS encoding amidohydrolase family protein: protein MTGQPPHAEQPERTEPPERPERYTVISADCHAGADLLDYRLYLAARHQDAFDAWAAAYVNPYADLQAPEAERNWDSPRRLAELEADGIVAEVVFPNTVPPFYPSASLTAGHPVGGEEFRLRWAGLRAHSRWMADFCAQAPGRRAGTFQLLLGDVDEAVAEVRRCHAAGLTGGVVLPGVPPGAPVPELHSRVYDPLWAVCAELGVPVNHHGGSAGPELGSEPAARAVFMVETTWFSHRALWHLVFGGAFRRHPGLRLVLTEQGSGWIPGVLDMLDYYHQRLVGSDTRAATAESRFGSGLAETMGERPSAVWQRNCFVGASFMRAHEVPLRDRIGLDKIMWGSDYPHDEGTWPHSTEALRTAYAGLPRSEVAAMVGGNAARVYGFDLPALDALAAKVGPLVTEVAVPLAAPPPGATSPAFARGAGVRVW from the coding sequence GTGACCGGGCAACCTCCACACGCCGAACAGCCGGAGCGAACCGAACCGCCGGAGCGGCCCGAGCGTTACACGGTCATCTCCGCCGACTGCCATGCCGGGGCCGACCTGCTGGACTACCGCCTCTATCTGGCGGCGCGGCACCAGGACGCGTTCGACGCCTGGGCAGCCGCCTATGTCAATCCCTATGCCGACCTGCAGGCCCCCGAGGCCGAGCGGAACTGGGACTCCCCGCGACGGCTCGCGGAGCTGGAGGCGGACGGGATCGTCGCCGAGGTGGTGTTCCCGAACACCGTCCCGCCCTTCTACCCGAGCGCCTCGCTGACGGCCGGTCACCCCGTCGGCGGCGAGGAGTTCCGGCTGCGCTGGGCCGGGCTCCGGGCGCACAGCCGGTGGATGGCCGACTTCTGCGCGCAGGCCCCGGGCCGCCGGGCCGGGACCTTCCAACTGCTGCTGGGTGACGTGGACGAGGCCGTGGCCGAGGTCCGGCGCTGCCACGCGGCGGGCCTGACCGGCGGAGTGGTGCTCCCTGGTGTCCCGCCCGGCGCGCCGGTGCCGGAGCTGCACTCGCGGGTGTACGACCCGCTCTGGGCGGTGTGCGCGGAACTCGGCGTACCGGTGAACCACCACGGCGGCTCGGCCGGCCCGGAGCTGGGCAGCGAACCGGCGGCGCGGGCGGTGTTCATGGTGGAGACCACCTGGTTCTCGCACCGGGCGCTGTGGCACCTGGTCTTCGGCGGGGCGTTCCGGCGCCACCCCGGGCTGCGGCTGGTGCTGACCGAGCAGGGCTCGGGCTGGATCCCGGGGGTGCTCGACATGCTGGACTACTACCACCAGCGCCTGGTCGGTTCGGACACCCGGGCGGCCACCGCCGAGTCCCGGTTCGGCTCGGGCCTGGCCGAGACCATGGGCGAGCGCCCGAGCGCCGTCTGGCAGCGCAACTGCTTCGTCGGCGCGAGCTTCATGCGGGCGCACGAGGTGCCGCTGCGCGACCGGATCGGCCTCGACAAGATCATGTGGGGCAGCGACTACCCGCACGACGAGGGCACCTGGCCGCACAGCACCGAGGCGCTGCGCACCGCCTACGCGGGGCTCCCCCGGTCCGAGGTGGCGGCCATGGTCGGCGGCAACGCGGCCCGGGTCTACGGATTCGACCTGCCCGCGCTGGACGCGCTGGCGGCAAAGGTCGGCCCGCTGGTCACCGAAGTCGCCGTGCCGCTCGCGGCGCCCCCGCCCGGCGCGACCAGCCCGGCCTTCGCCCGCGGCGCCGGGGTCCGGGTCTGGTGA
- a CDS encoding amidohydrolase family protein: MSAGSQRRDDPYLVISSDCHAGLPTEQYRPYLEAAHHRAFDEFLAQAEHRRAEATRLGVRNEAFARKWFAEHEEGLRGGWDPARREKELDGDGVAGEVVFPDADAVDSGTAAPFGVGLGLSGDQDPVLGMAGARAHNRWLAEFVASSAAPERHCGVALLPVTGDVPTVVAEVRRAHASGLGAVMIPSMWVDRPPYHDRRYDPVWAVCAELRMPVLTHSGAAPRHEYGDHLGIYVTEVTFWPSRPLWFLLWSGVFERFPDLRFGVAESGCWWLPNLLWFMDRLYLGAHGGKKLSPFAELTMAPSAYVDRNCFIAATNTKRRELAQRYEIGVGNICWGSDFPHPEGTWPNTREWMRTSFHDIPVDETRQLLGLSCAEVFGFDLDRLAPIAQRIGPAPAELGQPEDQRPVLAAWAPAREVGRHWLTGRDFPFVGTAVPTEGNTL, translated from the coding sequence GTGAGCGCCGGATCCCAGCGCCGGGACGACCCGTACCTGGTCATCTCGTCCGACTGCCACGCCGGACTGCCGACCGAGCAGTACCGGCCCTATCTGGAGGCCGCGCACCACCGCGCCTTCGACGAGTTCCTGGCCCAGGCGGAGCACCGCCGGGCCGAGGCCACCCGGCTCGGCGTCCGCAACGAGGCCTTCGCCCGGAAGTGGTTCGCCGAGCACGAGGAGGGGCTGCGCGGCGGGTGGGACCCGGCGCGCCGGGAGAAGGAGCTCGACGGTGACGGCGTCGCGGGCGAGGTCGTGTTCCCGGACGCGGACGCGGTCGACAGCGGCACCGCCGCCCCCTTCGGCGTGGGCCTGGGGCTCAGCGGCGACCAGGATCCGGTGCTCGGGATGGCCGGGGCGCGGGCGCACAACCGCTGGCTGGCGGAGTTCGTCGCGAGCAGCGCCGCCCCGGAGCGGCACTGCGGGGTGGCCCTGCTTCCGGTCACCGGGGACGTGCCGACCGTGGTGGCCGAGGTCAGGCGTGCGCACGCGTCCGGCCTGGGCGCGGTCATGATCCCGTCGATGTGGGTGGACCGGCCGCCGTACCACGACCGCCGCTACGACCCGGTGTGGGCGGTGTGCGCGGAGCTGCGGATGCCGGTGCTGACCCACTCGGGCGCGGCTCCACGCCACGAGTACGGCGACCACCTGGGCATCTACGTCACCGAGGTGACCTTCTGGCCGTCACGCCCGCTGTGGTTCCTGCTGTGGTCCGGGGTGTTCGAGCGCTTCCCCGACCTGCGCTTCGGCGTGGCCGAGTCCGGCTGCTGGTGGCTGCCCAATCTGCTGTGGTTCATGGACCGGCTGTACCTGGGCGCGCACGGCGGCAAGAAGCTGTCCCCGTTCGCCGAACTGACCATGGCTCCCAGCGCGTACGTGGACCGCAACTGCTTCATCGCGGCGACCAACACCAAGCGGCGGGAGCTGGCCCAGCGCTACGAGATAGGGGTGGGCAATATCTGCTGGGGCAGTGACTTCCCGCACCCGGAGGGGACCTGGCCGAACACCCGCGAGTGGATGCGCACCTCCTTCCACGACATCCCGGTCGACGAGACCCGGCAGCTGCTGGGACTCTCCTGCGCCGAGGTCTTCGGCTTCGACCTGGACAGGCTCGCGCCGATCGCGCAGCGGATCGGGCCGGCCCCCGCCGAGCTGGGCCAGCCGGAGGACCAGCGGCCGGTACTGGCCGCCTGGGCCCCGGCCCGGGAGGTCGGACGGCACTGGCTGACCGGACGGGACTTCCCCTTCGTCGGCACCGCCGTACCGACAGAAGGGAACACGCTGTGA
- a CDS encoding SDR family NAD(P)-dependent oxidoreductase, with protein MELLPGQVAVVTGAAGGIGLAMAERFAAEGLRVVLADVEEPALDKAVASLRERGAEAVGRVTDVSEPDSVRALADAAYGVFGAVHVLCNNAGVGSGAEGRMWEHEPNDWKWAFAVNVWGVFHGIQAFLPRMLEAGGPGHVVNTSSSDGGIAPLPTASVYAVTKSAVVTMTESLYAHLRAERAPIGASVLFPGPHMLRTGLWESHRNRPQRFAKERPRRTPYRSLAQWEAAMAAAGQPIEFTPVEQVAAAVVDGIRADRFWMLPPSDHSDRQIQARARSMLDRSNPAYLERFILEEET; from the coding sequence ATGGAACTCCTCCCCGGGCAGGTCGCCGTGGTCACCGGGGCGGCCGGCGGCATCGGACTGGCGATGGCCGAGCGCTTCGCCGCCGAGGGGCTGCGGGTGGTCCTGGCCGACGTCGAGGAGCCGGCACTGGACAAGGCCGTGGCGAGTCTGCGCGAGCGCGGGGCGGAGGCCGTCGGACGGGTCACCGACGTCTCCGAGCCCGACAGCGTGCGGGCGCTGGCCGACGCCGCCTACGGCGTCTTCGGCGCGGTGCACGTGCTGTGCAACAACGCCGGGGTCGGCTCCGGCGCCGAGGGCCGGATGTGGGAGCACGAACCCAACGACTGGAAGTGGGCCTTCGCGGTGAACGTGTGGGGTGTCTTCCACGGGATCCAGGCGTTCCTGCCCCGGATGCTGGAGGCGGGCGGCCCGGGCCACGTGGTCAACACCTCCTCCTCCGACGGCGGCATCGCACCGCTGCCGACGGCCTCGGTGTACGCGGTGACCAAGTCCGCCGTGGTCACCATGACCGAGTCGCTCTACGCGCACCTGCGCGCGGAGCGGGCCCCGATCGGCGCGTCGGTGCTGTTCCCGGGGCCGCACATGCTGCGCACCGGGCTGTGGGAGTCGCACCGCAACCGCCCGCAGCGCTTCGCCAAGGAGCGCCCACGCCGCACCCCTTACCGCAGCCTCGCGCAGTGGGAGGCGGCGATGGCGGCCGCCGGGCAGCCGATCGAGTTCACCCCGGTCGAGCAGGTCGCCGCCGCCGTGGTGGACGGGATCCGCGCCGACCGCTTCTGGATGCTGCCGCCGAGCGACCACAGCGACCGCCAGATCCAGGCCAGGGCCCGGTCGATGCTGGACCGCAGCAACCCCGCCTACCTGGAACGCTTCATCCTGGAGGAGGAGACGTGA
- a CDS encoding acetoacetate decarboxylase family protein: MARVRYGPRPEPEITAARNNRGSLPDIWSTGVVAVWESDPDAVAQVLPPPLKPAERALVRVSISQVDLFGTPLGAGSFAVSAEHGPHRGWYPLVMPMTTERALIGGREVFGEPKKLGEVVVERTADPVGDLVAARLTRHGVSFVEVRGRVGGELPLPAPAEKLDFYFKFLPGVDGTGFDLDPVLVHCLRRERVRRLERVDGEVLLRESPFDPVADLPVRRLLEISISEKTSDQRGRVVERVSPQALLPYLHQRYDDAQQLLDAPEPPATDREA; encoded by the coding sequence ATGGCACGCGTACGTTACGGCCCGCGCCCGGAGCCGGAGATCACGGCGGCGAGGAACAACCGCGGTTCCCTGCCCGACATCTGGTCCACCGGTGTGGTCGCGGTCTGGGAGAGCGACCCGGACGCGGTGGCGCAGGTGCTGCCGCCGCCGCTGAAGCCCGCCGAGCGGGCCCTGGTGCGGGTGAGCATCAGTCAGGTCGACCTGTTCGGGACCCCTCTGGGTGCGGGCTCGTTCGCGGTCAGCGCCGAGCACGGGCCGCACCGCGGCTGGTACCCGCTGGTGATGCCGATGACCACGGAACGGGCGCTGATCGGCGGGCGGGAGGTCTTCGGCGAGCCGAAGAAGCTGGGCGAGGTGGTCGTCGAGCGCACCGCCGACCCGGTCGGCGACCTGGTCGCTGCCCGGCTGACCCGGCACGGCGTCAGCTTCGTGGAGGTGCGCGGGCGGGTCGGCGGCGAACTGCCGCTGCCCGCCCCGGCGGAGAAGCTGGACTTCTACTTCAAGTTCCTGCCCGGCGTGGACGGCACCGGCTTCGACCTCGACCCGGTGCTGGTGCACTGCCTACGGCGGGAGCGGGTGCGGCGGCTGGAACGGGTGGACGGCGAGGTGCTGCTGCGCGAGTCCCCCTTCGACCCGGTCGCCGACCTGCCGGTGCGTCGGCTGCTGGAGATCAGCATCAGCGAGAAGACCTCCGACCAGCGCGGCCGGGTGGTGGAGCGGGTCAGCCCGCAGGCACTGCTGCCGTACCTGCACCAGCGCTACGACGACGCCCAGCAGCTGCTGGACGCCCCGGAACCGCCCGCCACCGACCGGGAGGCGTGA
- a CDS encoding TetR/AcrR family transcriptional regulator, which translates to MTDNRISRELVVSTAAEFVRRHGPGALTMRGLAAELGTAVTAIYWHVGNREALLDEVVARTVSEMGRIEARGATPALRAESVALELRRMLRQRPHLIALVHERGRTELMMLPAQRALVHEAHAAGLRGARAAEAVRALQFLVVGFVLVERNRERSPSQHPGEPELWDAEASEHDRPLAGALAVPPDPDRLFAASVRALVGSLWPTPHSNE; encoded by the coding sequence ATGACGGACAACCGGATCAGCCGGGAGCTGGTGGTGTCGACCGCCGCCGAGTTCGTCCGGCGGCACGGGCCCGGGGCGCTCACCATGCGCGGGCTCGCCGCCGAGTTGGGCACCGCGGTCACCGCGATCTACTGGCACGTGGGCAACCGCGAGGCGCTGCTGGACGAGGTGGTGGCCCGTACCGTCAGCGAGATGGGCCGGATCGAGGCCCGGGGCGCGACCCCGGCGCTGCGGGCCGAGTCGGTGGCGCTGGAACTGCGCCGGATGCTGCGGCAGCGCCCGCATCTGATCGCGCTGGTGCACGAACGGGGCCGGACCGAGCTGATGATGCTCCCGGCGCAGCGGGCCCTGGTGCACGAGGCGCACGCGGCCGGGCTGCGCGGGGCGCGGGCGGCGGAGGCGGTGCGGGCGCTGCAGTTCCTGGTGGTGGGGTTCGTCCTGGTGGAGCGCAACCGTGAACGGTCGCCCTCGCAGCACCCCGGCGAGCCGGAGCTGTGGGACGCCGAGGCCTCGGAGCACGACCGGCCGCTGGCCGGTGCGCTGGCCGTACCACCGGACCCGGACCGGCTGTTCGCCGCCTCGGTGCGGGCGCTGGTCGGCTCGCTGTGGCCCACCCCTCACTCGAACGAGTGA
- a CDS encoding nitrilase-related carbon-nitrogen hydrolase produces the protein MSESASSSAAPEPAGPSQIVRAALVQTRWTGDTESMVALHERYAREAAAQGAAVIGFQEVFNAPYFCQVQDERHYQWAEAVPDGPTVTRMRSLARELGMVMVVPVYEVEQPGVYYNTAAVIDADGSYLGKYRKHHIPQVKGFWEKFYFKPGNLGWPVFDTAVGRIGVYICYDRHFPEGWRALGLAGAQLVYNPSATSRGLSGYLWQLEQPAAAVANEYFIAAINRVGTEEYGDNDFYGSSYFVDPRGQFVGEPASDKEEELVVRDLDFGLIEQVRHQWAFYRDRRPDAYGPLSRP, from the coding sequence ATGTCGGAATCCGCAAGCAGCAGCGCCGCGCCGGAGCCCGCCGGACCGTCGCAGATCGTGCGTGCCGCCCTCGTCCAGACCAGGTGGACCGGCGACACCGAGTCCATGGTGGCGCTGCACGAGCGCTACGCGCGCGAGGCCGCCGCACAGGGGGCCGCGGTCATCGGCTTCCAGGAGGTCTTCAACGCGCCCTACTTCTGCCAGGTGCAGGACGAGCGGCACTACCAGTGGGCGGAGGCCGTCCCCGACGGCCCGACGGTGACCCGGATGCGGTCACTGGCACGGGAGTTGGGCATGGTCATGGTGGTGCCGGTGTACGAGGTCGAACAGCCCGGCGTCTACTACAACACCGCCGCCGTGATCGACGCCGACGGCAGTTATCTCGGCAAGTACCGGAAGCACCACATCCCGCAGGTCAAGGGGTTCTGGGAGAAGTTCTACTTCAAGCCGGGCAATCTCGGCTGGCCGGTGTTCGACACCGCCGTCGGCCGGATCGGGGTCTACATCTGCTACGACCGGCACTTCCCCGAGGGCTGGCGGGCGCTCGGTCTCGCCGGGGCGCAGCTGGTCTACAACCCCTCCGCCACCAGTCGTGGGCTGTCCGGCTACCTGTGGCAGCTGGAGCAGCCCGCCGCGGCCGTCGCCAACGAGTACTTCATCGCCGCCATCAACCGTGTCGGCACCGAGGAGTACGGCGACAACGACTTCTACGGCAGCAGCTACTTCGTGGACCCGCGCGGCCAGTTCGTCGGGGAGCCGGCCTCCGACAAGGAGGAGGAGCTGGTCGTCCGCGACCTCGACTTCGGCCTGATCGAGCAGGTCCGCCACCAGTGGGCGTTCTACCGGGACCGGCGTCCGGACGCCTACGGGCCGCTCAGCCGTCCCTGA
- a CDS encoding aspartate aminotransferase family protein, giving the protein MSELIRRHRAVTPAWLALYYDEPIELTHGEGRHVWDAQGRRYLDFFGGILTTMTAHALPEVTKAVAEQAGRILHTSTLYLSTPMVELAEQIAELSGIPDARVFFTTSGTEANDAALLLATAHRGSNQVLAMRNSYHGRSFTTVGITGNRAWSPTSLSPLQTLYVHGGVRTRGPFAGLSDAEFIAACTADLEDLLGQVGGSVAALIAEPIQGVGGFTSGPDGLFAAFKRVLDRYGIPWISDEVQTGWGRTGDHFWGWQAHAEAGPPDLLTFAKGIGNGLSMGGVVARAEIMDSLGANSISTFGGSPITTVGALANLRYLLDHDLQGNARRTGGLLLERLRAAELPIVREVRGRGLMIGVELVDEAGEPSSAAAGYTLEHARELGLLIGKGGPAGNVLRIAPPMTLTAAEAAEGAELLIEALRRAQSQLSAQKGAS; this is encoded by the coding sequence ATGTCCGAGCTCATCCGTCGCCACCGCGCGGTCACCCCGGCCTGGCTGGCGCTGTACTACGACGAGCCGATCGAGCTGACCCACGGCGAGGGCCGCCACGTCTGGGACGCCCAGGGGCGGCGCTACCTGGACTTCTTCGGCGGCATCCTGACCACCATGACCGCGCACGCGCTGCCCGAGGTCACCAAGGCCGTCGCCGAACAGGCCGGCCGGATCCTGCACACCTCCACCCTCTACCTGTCCACGCCCATGGTCGAACTCGCAGAGCAGATCGCCGAGTTGTCCGGTATCCCGGACGCCAGGGTGTTCTTCACCACCTCCGGCACCGAGGCCAACGACGCGGCGCTGCTGCTGGCCACCGCCCACCGCGGCTCCAACCAGGTGCTGGCGATGCGCAACAGCTACCACGGACGGTCGTTCACCACCGTCGGTATCACCGGCAACCGCGCCTGGTCGCCGACCAGCCTCTCGCCGCTGCAGACCCTGTACGTCCACGGCGGGGTGCGTACCCGGGGCCCGTTCGCGGGGCTGTCCGACGCCGAGTTCATCGCCGCCTGCACCGCCGACCTGGAGGACCTGCTGGGGCAGGTCGGCGGCTCGGTCGCGGCGCTGATCGCCGAGCCGATCCAGGGCGTCGGCGGGTTCACCTCCGGTCCGGACGGGCTGTTCGCCGCCTTCAAGCGGGTGCTCGACCGGTACGGCATCCCCTGGATCAGCGACGAGGTGCAGACCGGCTGGGGACGCACCGGGGACCACTTCTGGGGCTGGCAGGCCCATGCCGAGGCCGGGCCGCCCGACCTGCTCACCTTCGCCAAGGGCATCGGCAACGGCCTGTCCATGGGCGGGGTGGTCGCCCGGGCCGAGATCATGGACAGCCTCGGCGCCAACTCCATCTCCACCTTCGGCGGCAGTCCGATCACCACGGTCGGCGCCCTGGCCAACCTCCGCTACCTGCTCGACCACGACCTCCAGGGCAACGCCCGCCGCACCGGCGGGCTGCTGCTGGAACGGCTGCGCGCGGCGGAGCTGCCGATCGTCCGCGAGGTGCGCGGGCGCGGGCTGATGATCGGGGTGGAACTGGTCGACGAGGCGGGTGAACCCTCCTCCGCTGCCGCCGGGTACACCCTCGAACACGCCCGCGAGCTGGGGCTGCTGATCGGCAAGGGCGGCCCGGCCGGGAACGTGCTGCGGATCGCGCCGCCGATGACGCTCACCGCCGCCGAGGCGGCCGAGGGCGCCGAACTGCTGATCGAGGCGCTGCGTCGGGCCCAGTCCCAACTCTCCGCCCAGAAGGGGGCATCGTGA
- the hydA gene encoding dihydropyrimidinase, with protein MTAVRSHQRTVIRNGLVVTAAEEVHADVLIEGERVAALAATGSGAARAWTADTEYDAAGHYVIPGGVDAHTHMELPFGGTAASDTFETGTRAAAWGGTTTIVDFAVQSVGRSLRDGLDRWHAKAEGNCAIDYAFHMIMSDVTEDSLKEMDLLVEEGVTSFKLFMAYPGVFYSDDGRILRAMQRSAVNGGLIMIHAENGIAIDVLVQQALAEGRTSPRHHGEVRRELLEAEATHRAIQLARVAGAPLYVVHVSAEQAVAEIATARDLGLNVFGETCPQYLFLSTDNLAEAGADGFEGAKYVCSTPLRPREHQTALWRALRTNDLSVVSTDHCPFCFAGQKELGRGDFSKIPNGLPGVENRMDLLHQAVLDGHISRRRWIELACATPARMFGLYPRKGTIAPGADADIVIFDPHERYTMSAATHHMNVDYSAYEGRQVTGRARTVLSRGSAVIEQGEYRGRPGHGAYLPRGTSQYLI; from the coding sequence GTGACCGCCGTCCGGTCCCACCAGCGCACCGTCATCCGCAACGGGCTGGTCGTCACCGCCGCCGAAGAGGTGCACGCCGACGTCCTGATCGAGGGCGAGCGGGTCGCCGCGCTGGCCGCCACCGGCAGCGGGGCCGCGCGGGCCTGGACCGCCGACACCGAGTACGACGCGGCCGGGCACTACGTCATCCCCGGCGGGGTCGACGCGCACACCCACATGGAGTTGCCGTTCGGCGGCACCGCCGCCTCGGACACCTTCGAGACCGGCACCCGCGCCGCCGCCTGGGGCGGCACCACCACGATCGTCGACTTCGCGGTGCAGTCGGTCGGCCGCTCGCTTCGGGACGGCCTGGACCGCTGGCATGCCAAGGCCGAGGGCAACTGCGCCATCGACTACGCCTTCCACATGATCATGTCGGATGTCACCGAGGACAGCCTCAAGGAGATGGACCTGCTGGTGGAGGAGGGGGTCACCTCCTTCAAGCTGTTCATGGCCTACCCGGGGGTCTTCTACAGCGACGACGGGCGGATCCTGCGCGCGATGCAGCGCTCCGCGGTCAACGGCGGTCTGATCATGATCCACGCCGAGAACGGCATCGCCATCGACGTCCTGGTCCAGCAGGCCCTGGCCGAGGGGCGGACCTCGCCGCGCCACCACGGTGAGGTCCGGCGTGAACTACTGGAGGCCGAGGCCACCCATCGGGCGATCCAGCTGGCCCGGGTGGCCGGGGCCCCGCTGTACGTGGTCCATGTCTCCGCGGAGCAGGCGGTCGCCGAGATCGCCACCGCCCGCGACCTCGGCCTGAACGTCTTCGGCGAGACCTGTCCGCAGTACCTATTCCTGTCCACCGACAACCTCGCCGAGGCCGGGGCCGACGGCTTCGAGGGTGCCAAGTACGTGTGCAGCACCCCGCTGCGACCGCGTGAGCACCAGACCGCGCTCTGGCGCGCGCTGCGTACCAACGACCTGTCGGTGGTCTCCACCGACCACTGCCCCTTCTGCTTCGCCGGGCAGAAGGAGCTCGGCCGGGGGGACTTCTCGAAGATCCCGAACGGGCTGCCCGGCGTGGAGAACCGGATGGACCTGCTGCACCAGGCGGTGCTCGACGGGCACATCTCCCGCCGCCGCTGGATCGAACTCGCCTGCGCCACGCCCGCGCGGATGTTCGGCCTCTATCCGCGCAAGGGCACCATCGCCCCGGGGGCGGACGCGGACATCGTCATCTTCGACCCGCACGAGCGGTACACGATGTCGGCGGCCACCCACCACATGAACGTCGACTACTCGGCCTACGAGGGCCGACAGGTCACCGGACGGGCCCGGACGGTGCTGTCGCGCGGCAGCGCGGTCATCGAACAGGGCGAGTACCGGGGGCGGCCCGGCCACGGTGCCTACCTGCCGCGCGGCACCAGCCAGTACCTGATCTGA
- a CDS encoding TIGR03842 family LLM class F420-dependent oxidoreductase codes for MDFGLVLQTDPPARLLIDRMKRAEAAGFSHGWTFDSVVLWQEPFVIHSRILAETERLKVGPMVTNPSTRAWEVTASLFATLNDMYGNRTVCGIGRGDSAVRVAGRRPATLARLGEAMHAVKELAEGREVEIDGTAVRLPWVRDGALPVWMGAYGPKALELTGRQADGFILQLADPFLTEWMVKAVRSAAESAGRDPDALTICVAAPAYVTDGSPEQLAHARDQCRWFGGMVGNHVADLVSRYGEHSGLVPDALTDYIKAREGYDYSHHGRADNPDTAFVPDEIVDRFCLVGPLSAHRERLERLRELGVDQFAVYAMHDAIEEVIDAYGSGIVPLFH; via the coding sequence ATGGACTTCGGCCTCGTCCTGCAGACCGATCCGCCCGCGCGACTGCTCATCGACCGGATGAAGCGGGCCGAGGCGGCCGGATTCAGCCACGGCTGGACCTTCGACTCGGTGGTGCTCTGGCAGGAGCCCTTCGTCATCCACAGCCGGATCCTGGCCGAGACCGAGCGGCTGAAGGTCGGTCCGATGGTGACCAACCCCTCCACCCGCGCCTGGGAGGTCACCGCCTCGCTCTTCGCCACCCTCAACGACATGTACGGCAACCGCACGGTCTGCGGCATAGGGCGTGGGGACTCGGCGGTGCGGGTCGCCGGGCGCAGGCCCGCCACCCTGGCCCGGCTCGGCGAGGCGATGCACGCCGTCAAGGAACTCGCCGAAGGACGCGAGGTGGAGATCGACGGCACCGCCGTGCGGCTGCCCTGGGTCCGCGACGGCGCGCTCCCGGTGTGGATGGGCGCCTACGGCCCCAAGGCGCTGGAGCTGACCGGGCGCCAGGCCGACGGCTTCATCCTCCAGTTGGCCGACCCGTTCCTCACCGAGTGGATGGTCAAGGCGGTCCGTTCGGCGGCCGAGTCGGCCGGGCGGGACCCGGACGCGCTGACCATCTGTGTGGCCGCGCCCGCCTATGTCACCGACGGCAGCCCGGAGCAGCTGGCGCACGCCCGGGACCAGTGCCGCTGGTTCGGCGGCATGGTCGGCAACCACGTCGCCGACCTGGTCAGCCGCTACGGCGAGCACTCCGGCCTGGTGCCCGACGCGCTCACCGACTACATCAAGGCCCGGGAGGGCTACGACTACAGCCACCACGGACGCGCCGACAACCCCGACACGGCCTTCGTCCCGGACGAGATCGTGGACCGCTTCTGCCTGGTGGGCCCGCTGTCGGCGCACCGCGAGCGGCTGGAGCGGCTCCGGGAGCTGGGGGTCGACCAGTTCGCGGTCTATGCCATGCACGACGCCATCGAGGAGGTCATCGACGCCTACGGGAGCGGGATCGTCCCGCTGTTTCACTGA